Proteins encoded within one genomic window of Anopheles gambiae chromosome 3, idAnoGambNW_F1_1, whole genome shotgun sequence:
- the LOC1277852 gene encoding ubiquitin-fold modifier-conjugating enzyme 1, with product MVDDGTRKALSGIPLLKTKAGPRDKELWVQRLKEEYQALIKYVQNNKASDMDWFRLESNKEGTKWFGKCWYMHNLHKYEFDVEFDIPITYPTTSPEIALPELDGKTAKMYRGGKICLTDHFKPLWARNVPKFGIAHAMALGLAPWLAVEVPDLIEKGVISYQEKGSA from the exons ATGGTTGATGACGGCACACGAAAAGCGCTGAGTGGCATTCCGCTGCTGAAGACGAAGGCGGGCCCAAGAGACAAGGAGCTTTGGGTGCAACGATTGAAGGAGGAATATCAGGCGCTTATTAAG TatgtacaaaacaacaaagcatCCGACATGGACTGGTTCCGGTTAGAGTCAAACAAGGAGGGCACGAAATGGTTCGGCAAGTGCTGGTACATGCACAATCTGCACAAGTACGAGTTCGACGTAGAGTTTGAT ATCCCAATTACGTATCCAACAACCTCGCCCGAAATTGCACTGCCCGAGCTGGACGGCAAGACGGCCAAAATGTACCGTGGAGGCAAAATCTGTCTTACCGATCACTTCAAACCACTGTGGGCAAGAAATGTGCCCAAGTTCGGTATTGCACACGCGATGGCATTGGGG TTGGCACCTTGGCTAGCAGTGGAGGTTCCCGATCTAATAGAGAAAGGCGTCATATCGTACCAGGAAAAGGGATCAGCATAG